The following DNA comes from Oceanococcus atlanticus.
CTCGCGGAAATCCTCGAAATCGTCGGCATCGACCGGATACAACCCGGCGAAGACGCGCGGCTGAACCAGCTGAAAACCGGGCAACGGGGCCTGAGCCGGCTGCTCGGCGCTGGTCAGCGTGTCGCCGACCGGCGCGCCGTCGACATTCTTGATGCCGGCGATGACGATGCCCACTTCGCCACATTCCAGTGCGTCGCACAGCACGCGCTTGGGCGAGGCATAGCCCACATGATCGACCTGATGACTCTGGCCGGTCGACATCACGCGAATCTTTTCGCCCTTGGCCAAACGGCCATTGACGATACGCACCAACGAAACCACACCCAGATAGTTATCAAACCAGGAGTCGATGATCAGGGCCTGCAATTCACCTTGCGGATTACCCTGCGGCGGCGGCACCCGGCTGACCAGTTGCTCGAGAATCTCGCGCACACCGAGACCGGTCTTGGCACTGCAGGTCAGCGCGTCGCGCGCCTCGATGCCGATGACATCCTCGATCTGGGTGATCACACGCTCCGGCTCAGCGGCCGGCAGGTCAATCTTGTTGAGCACCGGCACCACGTCCAGATCCTGCTCGATCGCGGTGTAGCAGTTGGCCACGCTTTGTGCTTCAACGCCCTGCGACGCATCGACCACCAGCAAGGCCCCTTCGCAGGCAGCCAGCGAGCGTGACACCTCGTAGGAAAAGTCCACGTGCCCGGGGGTGTCGATCAGGTTGAGCTGGTAGGTCTCGCCGTTGTCGGCGGTGTAATTCAGACGCACGGCCTGCGCCTTGATGGTGATCCCACGCTCGCGCTCGATATCCATCGAGTCCAGCACCTGCGCGGCCATCTCGCGTTCGCTCAAACCTCCGCAAATCTGGATAAAGCGATCGGCCAAGGTCGATTTGCCATGGTCGATGTGGGCAATGATGGAGAAGTTACGGATGTGGTCTTGCATGCAGACGCTGTCAGATTGGGTGATACCACCGGTCGGAGACCGGCAAAAAGGCAGAGATTATACAGGCCCGACGGGGCCTTCGAGCCGTTCCAGAGCACGCGCCACGGATTGGGCATCGAAAGTGCCGACGCAGATTTCCTCGCCGGCCGACGTGGTCAACACCGGGATGCGCTGTGCGTGCAGGCTGCGCGCCTCGGGATCGCGATCGACATCACGCCAGTCGAGCTGGAAGCGCCCGGCGAAGTGTTCATGCAGTTGATCCTCCAGATGCTCGCACAGCGTGCAAGCCGGCCGGCTGTAGAGGATCAGCTGTGCTTGCGCCATCTACTCCTCGGGGCGCTGTAGGGCGATGAACAGCGTACGCTCATCCCGCAGCACCAGCAGGGCCGCAGACTCACCACGACCCAGCGCGCTGATCACTCGCTGAAAATCAGCTTCGCTGTCGATACTGACACCGGCCACACCCAGAATCACATCGCCCGGACGCAAACCCGAGGCGGCTCCGGCACCACGCGGCGCCATGCCGCGCACCACCAGACCACCGTCCACGCGCAGACGTGCGGCCAGTCGATCACTCAGCGGCTCAAGCTGCAAGCCGGTCCAGTCTGCACTTTGCGGCGCTGTCTTTTCATCCGGAAGCTCACCCAGCTCTGCGCGCAGGCTGGAGCGGCGGCCATCGCGCAAAAGTTCGATGCGCACCTTGTCACCCGGTGCATGTCGCCCAACCAGCGGCGGTAACG
Coding sequences within:
- the lepA gene encoding translation elongation factor 4 is translated as MQDHIRNFSIIAHIDHGKSTLADRFIQICGGLSEREMAAQVLDSMDIERERGITIKAQAVRLNYTADNGETYQLNLIDTPGHVDFSYEVSRSLAACEGALLVVDASQGVEAQSVANCYTAIEQDLDVVPVLNKIDLPAAEPERVITQIEDVIGIEARDALTCSAKTGLGVREILEQLVSRVPPPQGNPQGELQALIIDSWFDNYLGVVSLVRIVNGRLAKGEKIRVMSTGQSHQVDHVGYASPKRVLCDALECGEVGIVIAGIKNVDGAPVGDTLTSAEQPAQAPLPGFQLVQPRVFAGLYPVDADDFEDFREALQKLRLNDSALNFEPETSGALGFGFRCGFLGMLHMEIVQERLEREYSLNLISTAPTVVYKAMTRGGEELEVENPAELPDPATLESVLEPVILARILLPQEFIGAVMQLCMEKRGTQRKMQYHGSQVSMEFELPLAEVVLNFFDRLKSISRGFASFEYEFLRFEPADLVKLEVMINGDKVDALATIAHRADAERRGRQLAEALREIIPRQMFDVAIQASIGSRIIARTTVKALRKNVTAKCYGGDATRKRKLLEKQKAGKKRMKQFGKVEIPQDAFMAVLSRDQKD
- a CDS encoding glutaredoxin family protein, with the translated sequence MAQAQLILYSRPACTLCEHLEDQLHEHFAGRFQLDWRDVDRDPEARSLHAQRIPVLTTSAGEEICVGTFDAQSVARALERLEGPVGPV